The following coding sequences lie in one Panicum virgatum strain AP13 chromosome 6N, P.virgatum_v5, whole genome shotgun sequence genomic window:
- the LOC120679551 gene encoding transcription factor MYB10-like → MGHHSCCNQQKVKRGLWSPEEDEKLIRYITTHGYGCWSEVPEKAGLQRCGKSCRLRWINYLRPDIRRGRFTAEEEKLIISLHAIVGNRWAHIASHLPGRTDNEIKNYWNSWIKKKIRKPAVSTTSSSVTTSSPPRSTAASDAAALGHLQTPFGAAEHQLDAIISQSLALPPKLGAGQADSPPALLPPHCPFFMFDTSVSVSPPPSLTSPAAQLQLPFLTFTAAAMDAPGFQLPPLVDGIDMGMATMDCGLGEERGHDDHEGGNNGQAAGMANGGGCFYGQQQKQQEEEQLGQDQWDDESAQHLLMWDDDQELTPSNLEAMESGAHSLLFMGPNDHA, encoded by the exons ATGGGGCATCATTCCTGCTGCAACCAGCAGAAGGTGAAGAGGGGGCTCTGGTCTCCTGAGGAGGATGAGAAGCTCATCAGATACATCACCACGCATGGCTACGGGTGCTGGAGCGAGGTCCCGGAGAAAGCCG GTCTGCAGCGGTGCGGGAAGAGCTGCCGGTTGCGATGGATCAACTACCTCAGACCGGACATCAGGCGAGGGCGGTTCAccgcggaggaggagaagcTGATCATCAGCCTCCACGCCATTGTTGGCAACAG GTGGGCCCACATTGCCAGCCACTTGCCTGGCCGGACGGACAACGAGATCAAGAACTACTGGAATTCATGGATCAAGAAGAAGATCCGAAAGCCAGCAGTGAGCACGACGAGCTCGTCGGTGACGACGTCGAGCCCTCCACGCAGCACAGCGGCATCGGATGCAGCGGCGCTTGGCCACCTGCAGACGCCgttcggcgcggcggagcaccaGCTCGACGCCATCATCAGCCAGAGCCTAGCGCTGCCGCCGAAGCTGGGCGCCGGCCAAGCAGACTCCCCGCCGGCGCTGCTGCCTCCGCACTGCCCCTTCTTCATGTTCGACACCAGCGTGAGCGtcagcccgccgccgtcgctgacgTCGCCGGCGGCACAGCTGCAGCTCCCGTTCCTCACcttcacggcggcggcgatggacgcGCCGGGCTTTCAGCTGCCTCCCCTGGTCGACGGCATCGACATGGGCATGGCAACCATGGACTGCGGCTTAGGTGAGGAAAGAGGCCATGATGATCATGAGGGAGGCAACAATGGCCAAGCGGCTGGCATGGcgaacggcggcggctgcttctacgggcagcagcagaagcagcaggaggaggagcagctaGGGCAGGATCAATGGGACGATGAGTCGGCGCAGCACCTGCTGATGTGGGACGATGACCAAGAACTAACACCGTCCAACCTGGAAGCCATGGAAAGCGGTGCTCACTCCCTACTTTTTATGGGACCAAATGACCATGCATGA